The segment TATATGCGAGACTATACCGTTTAGCGTTGCTAGAGACCGTTTTGAAAAGATGCAAACGTGTAAAAGTACACTCGAAAATTCCGTGAAATATCTAAAAGGGGCTGCTGTGTACGAAACAACGTTTGGAAATTCTGAACAACTTCCAAAAGTAACGAGAGTTTGTAAGGAGTTCGTTACTGAAGAGTCTCGGGAAGATATCACAGTTTGCAAGAGAATGTTTGGCGAACCGAAAGGGTCTCCAGAAGAAGTAATAGTTTGCGAGGCGCTTCCTGACGCCGAAGAAACCCCAAAGGAAACAATTTGTAAGAAGATTTCTGACTTGAACTTTGTTAACCAGGACAATGATAAGGAACTATTCTTAAACGATGCAAAAGATAACCTTGTGAAAGAAAATACAAGTAGCTCGAActtaaatattcagaaaaagaATAGAGGAAATGCTAAAAGCACATTACAactagataataatattgccCTTAATTTTATGAGACAAAAGTCTGCCAACGatgtaaaacaaaatgaaCAGATAAAAGAAACTGTTGCGAATAATCTATGGAAAGTTTCTACTACTTCTGCTGAACCGAttaaagattctttttctacaccgttattaaaaattacttattctGCAACATTGCCGCAACATTATGATCGTCCAAATCGTGTTTCGAatctcaatgagaaagaagcTTCGAAGACTTTTATCAATAAACGAAAAACGACAAGAATGCAATTATCACTTAACCAACCAATAAGAAATCATATTCAGCAAGTGGACGAGGATTCTACGGCAGGAAATTCAgcattgaataaaattgagcAATCTGAAGAAAAAACACGAGAAGAATTGAAAGAAGAAGGAGACATCCATGATATctcaaaagaaagaaaaacgacAGAGGAAAAACCGAgagattcatatttaaatcgaTCAGTTAGAAAACTGATTGATGTGATTAAACTTGGCAGgatgaaaattaaagaaaggaCAGAAACAGGAAAAGTTGACtcggaaaaaataattgcagatGACAtaaaagatgttaaaaaattcgatactgtgtataaaaataaagagaaaattaatgatgCGACAGAAtcgcaaaaaattaatgacaaaATGACAATGCCAGTGAAATATCCATTCACAAACAaaggtaaattataaattaacttaaattaacaaaattatttatataaagcttTCATAATTACTCTTTCATAAATCCTTCACAATGTTTTGCAGTTCTGcactatttaaataaaaatgtaagtgTGTATGAcgtttttaacataaaaatataaataaaaattatccgtttattcaatttaatacaatattatattaattctacatttatatagaaatgacTAGGAAGGCTGAAAATGTTGCGCGACCAAAGCCGACTGCACCGGTAGCTGACTTTACAGCTCCTGAAGAGATTAAGAAACTAGCCATTTCTAGCACGAGTCAGACAACGCCTAAATTACTACGTATTATTGCAGCGAAAAGATTACATCTTCCATTAACTGTGACGACAGTTGAGCCTAAAACTCAAGAGCTTGAAGAAGAATTTACTCCTGTTGATGATATTAAAACTAAAGATGTCGATCAGGAAGAAATCCCAGAAGAAAAAATGATTCCGCAAGAACCTAGTCCTGTAGAAATCGAGACAGAAATAAAAGCGAAAGAATTAATCGCGCCTGAAGTAACAGTTGCTGAAGTTGAAACGAGTGTTAAAGATATTCCAAAAGATGTCGTAGACATTCTAAAAGATGTTAccgatgaaaataaaattctaaaagatGAGACAAGCAAAATGTACGTACCCTGTCCACACAAGAAGCTAGAAGAACAACCAGAAGAAAAATCCATCTCTTGTAAATGTATTCTACCTGAACCGAAAGATCCTTCGTGCTTTGCTAAATACACAACAACCGACGTACTCTGCCCGCAGAAAAAACCAGAAGAAAAATTACCAAAGTCTATCTCTTGTAGACGCGAACTATCTtccgatataaataaatgtcccTGTTTGAACGGCAAATACGCAAAATACAATAGCATTATCGAAGATAGTCTTTACAAGAACAGTGAATTTGAACAGAGAAAAAATGACTGCACGTATTGTCGGTTGTCGACACAATACCCGAAGAGTTGCTTGAAGACTGATAAACCTAGATTTCGTAGTATGTCACCTCTGAATATAAGTCCACATTACTGCGTAAATTGTTGCAGAATGAGAGAAGAATGTACGAATTGTTGCAGAATAAAGGAAGTATGTAGAAGGGCTGCGGTTCATTGCCAGCTTTACAAAGAATGTAAATGCTGTACAATTAGCAACAATTGTTCAAGAATAATTGATAAGTGCAGGTATGATGTATTAAAACCTTTTTACGATATGGTTTGAAAttagagatatttataaatattgaaatatttattagttaaaaatttcaaaagatattttaattacaaattaaaaaatataaaaataatttgaatacaaatctatattattgtctcaaatatctttttttataattcctcGAATTATTCGGACAGATGTAAATCACCAGTAAATTGCATCAACTGCTACAGATCAAGAGATCGATGTTGTTGTGTTACATTCGCTCCAGTAGATTGTTACACAATTGAAAcaaactgcaactgcaagaaAGCAATGATTTGTATGTACTGTGATAATCGTCAAGATAAGTGCACGTGCAGAGCACCGATTGAAAAATGTTCGTGTTGCAAGTTGCCATTAGATGTTTGTGATTGTCAAAATACTAAGGGTCATAATAGTAACCGTGAACGAATTATCAGAAAGCCGGATGAGGATCGGTCAATCCGAGTCACTAGTTGGAACCCGAACAGAGAAATCAGGCGATACTTTGCGAGAAATTTAGAAGATTTTCGGTTAGATTCTATCGAAGAGTGTTATTGCTACAAAAAACCGAAACAACAACGATACGAGGAGCTACCTTATCAGCGGTTGAATATTTTCTCTGATGTGATGAACGAACTGCAGCAAAAGATGAGCGAGTCTGTATGCTGCTCACGATGCTGGAGAAATCCGTGCTGCTGCGGATCGCAGATTAAgcaagaaaaggaaaatagaAAAGCCAATGTTAGGTATGTCACTGTTGGAAAATATTCTGAAACAAAGatgttcaaaaaatttacgaaattatttttcatatcattAATTAGATACCGTAAAGCAGAAAAGTCGCTTAAGAGTAAGTCGCCGAATAATTGCCGGTTGAGTTCTAGAAACGAACAGAAaaacattgttaaaaaatcgatattagtTCGACATATTGGTTGCGTTTGTAAATTGTCGCCATGCAGATGCAGGAAAAATAGACTATACAAAAGACCACTggcaaaatgttattattgcaaaagttTGCCTTGCACGTGagtaatttgaattatatatagatattttaattgtatactTTTTATGTAATGTCATCATAGAAATTTGGTCTATGAGGCATTCAATATTATGtaagagatttaaaataatcgagTTCGAATATTAACCGCGTGCTCATCAATAAGCACACGAGACTCTCGTACTTTCCGTTGTTGgttttttattgcattcttTGCTGCAGCTGCATTATAGCAGGTAGCCCGGTAACCGAGGCTGTGGAAGTGCAGTGATTCATCAAATCATGCCAAACAAAAGTCAAGACAAAAAGGGTTCAATTTGAGAAGCagctacaaaaaaataaataatgaattaatagtGATTCAtcacaattaaaatagtaatcagaaaaataaatgttacatatgatgttatataatatagttatgaTGTAGTATAAATTCAGAATTCTAAAACATGTATTTAAAacagagaaagataaaaatattaatattttcacaatcgataatattaataaattaatttaaacatacaCTACTTTtagcttattttttaataatttacatacgtactcgattttaattaataaaattaataaaattaatcgcaaGTAATAAGACAGATTTGATGAATATTGGGACTCTTTCAGACagatgacaaatatatattttttaaaaattttctaaatgacaataataaaataaaaatgtacatagaaaattatataataaattatataattcaatacatGTACAATATAGTTCAATActgataattatgtattatgcgCATCGCATGTTAAACTTACCAAATCGATTAGaatgttttcttaaattttaaatttcataatattgcGGTATGATGCAAATGTTAACATTTCTTCGGGTCAAAAGATAAGAACTCGTAGACACATATATCATGTACGCTTGCATACGCTTTATATGTCGGAAAACACGTGTAACCACAGAATTTgaaagcgaaaaaaatatttccgttTACGTTAGTTCAATAATGGAAATCATCTGAAGTATTTGATCTGAAGTATTGTATctctatcaatatttaattcatcttataaatataaataattaaggattttaacttaattaataataacattataataagttataataattaaaatttttgttattataaaatttataatattattatacttaataattaatatatacgtatataatcaacataaaagagagaaagagagaaaaatgcaatttcacagaattttctgaaaaagatgctttaatttataatatatatatatatatatatatatatatatatatatatatatataaattacaaatagtaTCTTATTATAGTttgtagatttataaaattatataaaaaatattaaacagacAAAAATTcgagtaaatataaaagttattattatatcgataatatattcGTTGTTAATCAGTAATTAACGTCGAACACTAGAGATCACGTTAGTCATAACAATATTACAGTAAATCCGATTTCAAGTTTTTTCTCAACAAATTTTAACTGAAAAATACATTACAAAACGAGAAATACGCAAAATGGTAATGCCATACTGATGACTGGTTGGAGTAGGGGCATCTTACACTGTATATAAGATATTCGCGTTGTACTAGGCCCGTCCCGGCTGTAAGCGAGTAAAGACAGAGAGGTAGTTGGACGCGGGAATTAGTACGATCTCTCAGTGTGTGGCGCATACGGACCCAACATAAATCTCTTTCCGATCCTTAGCTTTCAGGTTTGCATTCTTGTGTCAGACGCAGGACAAACTAAGGCACGTTTTAACGTACTCGATACTTAATATTCTCCAGTGCAATTTGTATCCGGTGCTcgtagaaattaaaacaaacgTTTACCAGTTGAATAGAACCGTTGAAGTGTTGATATCTCGTAGTTAAAAAATGGAGATTTGTAACGAGAAGGATCGATTATATAACGTACCACGTGGAAAATCGTTGTGTCTCGTTAACAACAGGGAGAAATTTCGACGAGAAAAAGTTTCCACCCTCCGAGAACTTATAGATGCACTACATGAAGCTTTTCAAACGgatcatgtaaatattgatcaCGTTCAGGACCTGATGACGAGTTACAAGAGTAATCCTGTGGAGTGGAAGAAATTTGCTAAATTCGACAGATATAGGTATTGTGGCACTTATtgacttattttaatatttaacaaaatgtatCTTATACATGTGTGTAGTTTTCATTAATACACATTTCTGCagtaaatactttatattttacgattatatctattatgaTTATAGAAGATGTCAATATTATATGCttctaattttgattattttaagcaGTTGatctaaattatttgcatatacaGTTTAAAAAACTGTAGTTGGTAGTAACAACGTACCATTGCATAAAttacacattaaaaatttacaaaattaattaaaaattttacgcaCAATTATAAATCGTGATAGAGAGTACgaaacaaatagaaagaaaattgaaaattttttctataatattggatatacatatattaattttatttatagtattatttaattttatcatttttttatttctattaattctatttatttactttatttatacgttaattttgttaagaataaaattataccatTTTCAAGAGTGCATGTTTGATAAggtttatatatctaattaaaaataatgtgttacatatcttttgaaaaatgaaatttttatcgtgatgaaaattattatacatatgaagatatatatacattaaaaaatatatatatatatatatgtttctcgAGTAGTATAGAGTAATTACATATCAGTAATTACAGTACTACTGTAAACAAAATCGGCACGTAACGGTAATGATCAATCAGGGACATTCCGGAGAAATGCGTCAGTGACAACGGTCGTTGAGCCATAATTGACGAGAGTAAATATTTTCACCAATCACTGTATTTGAAATGTGTAAATAGAACTCACACAACGCGCTATGCGTGTAGAATTgtgaaatgaaattaatacgAAGTTCAGGATAGGTTATCATCGGTCGTTCTTGCGTCCGCACAGTTTGTTCTCTGATATTTCACGGAAAAACGTGGATAAAATTCCGTAATCTTATTCTGACCCGTAATATCACTAACGTTTGTGATAGAAGTGTCAGTTAATGATTGtcagacgaaaaaaaaaatgctaaagACGCTCTGGTGAAACTGGATTATCACTGGAATTTCTTCCCGATCTCATGATCGACATAAATAAAgtgtagataatataatatacgcaATAAACAATCTCCAAGAATGTATCATCTTAAGCAAaacttattttgtttatacaaaaaaatgctGAATGTGATATTCTCAGAAAATATCTGAGAAAACGGAAAATTTTCaagctaaataaaaattttgttatatgttCACAAACAAGTTATTTGTAACTAacttatttacaattttattaatgaattataattagtCGTAGGATCAGAAGTACACGCAAATAAATCACAAACTAAAAGtagaaattttcatatttcccagttattaatgaataaatttattatttatgacagtatatttatcatatatttatataactttgatAAGCAAGATTAGCTTATTTATTGCATCAactggatatatatatttacttgtgTGATAAGAGCGAAAGGACGTAGAATTATTAGTTATCATCACgaatatttcaacaaattgTACGATGCAACTCGcacattttcatatataaagtatacgtGTTCTAAAACAGGTATCATTAATGCATGTAATCGTTAGACGTTCGAGAAATATTTCCGTTAACAAGAAACTTAAGAgagagctctctctctctctctctctctctctctcttttaattattattaaatatttatattaatgtgtagattaatta is part of the Anoplolepis gracilipes chromosome 2, ASM4749672v1, whole genome shotgun sequence genome and harbors:
- the LOC140663220 gene encoding uncharacterized protein, which produces MKVQELENEGYKNDKKAPKANCMCTLRTCGEEKINRETCANVSARKELLVHNERINSTKLSEIINKEINNSIKKINNSIKDAVQAIVKQCSMVPRMQEEIKPILPRLKESEQKFRACQSHIMEKYHNELPNICSNRQTTRHTSRQYNYLPMCDNSYPYIKTHEDTILLPTKNKVNNEKKNKTSANNVNTDNRRMTGNVNIYICSEAKNSSQEKNKKKSKLRLSMGTTTTSSDTTTEQLNSRCASISSCKLINSIREKRMKLQAQQPSNYIPKKRSSDNIICDNKICRTKESSESSKEQTNVSDNDIECKNTTSSTGNDYCCKDTSFNSMDVEQDLSNSVVPCSEFDVCDNFRCLPSWTTIYPSEARATLNDTDASLSNTICTNGGQRNYCKSDAQNNVRENNSGYAVCHAVDGSRWLPKSIYTDCATYDKVSKERFADGNTYQNKKLQDSALNSNNISKRQVEYKHLQQAFESCQKERSVRQQSACSCITEEEEDFTNVNKVEGKFPENVYNNMKCLEKISVCQTPSNKLAETVTVCELSFNTTGERVEQTQTCESMFEDSVECLKDKCKNNVKMSVCQISCSKLNKDTTICETIPFSVARDRFEKMQTCKSTLENSVKYLKGAAVYETTFGNSEQLPKVTRVCKEFVTEESREDITVCKRMFGEPKGSPEEVIVCEALPDAEETPKETICKKISDLNFVNQDNDKELFLNDAKDNLVKENTSSSNLNIQKKNRGNAKSTLQLDNNIALNFMRQKSANDVKQNEQIKETVANNLWKVSTTSAEPIKDSFSTPLLKITYSATLPQHYDRPNRVSNLNEKEASKTFINKRKTTRMQLSLNQPIRNHIQQVDEDSTAGNSALNKIEQSEEKTREELKEEGDIHDISKERKTTEEKPRDSYLNRSVRKLIDVIKLGRMKIKERTETGKVDSEKIIADDIKDVKKFDTVYKNKEKINDATESQKINDKMTMPVKYPFTNKEMTRKAENVARPKPTAPVADFTAPEEIKKLAISSTSQTTPKLLRIIAAKRLHLPLTVTTVEPKTQELEEEFTPVDDIKTKDVDQEEIPEEKMIPQEPSPVEIETEIKAKELIAPEVTVAEVETSVKDIPKDVVDILKDVTDENKILKDETSKMYVPCPHKKLEEQPEEKSISCKCILPEPKDPSCFAKYTTTDVLCPQKKPEEKLPKSISCRRELSSDINKCPCLNGKYAKYNSIIEDSLYKNSEFEQRKNDCTYCRLSTQYPKSCLKTDKPRFRSMSPLNISPHYCVNCCRMREECTNCCRIKEVCRRAAVHCQLYKECKCCTISNNCSRIIDKCRCKSPVNCINCYRSRDRCCCVTFAPVDCYTIETNCNCKKAMICMYCDNRQDKCTCRAPIEKCSCCKLPLDVCDCQNTKGHNSNRERIIRKPDEDRSIRVTSWNPNREIRRYFARNLEDFRLDSIEECYCYKKPKQQRYEELPYQRLNIFSDVMNELQQKMSESVCCSRCWRNPCCCGSQIKQEKENRKANVRYRKAEKSLKSKSPNNCRLSSRNEQKNIVKKSILVRHIGCVCKLSPCRCRKNRLYKRPLAKCYYCKSLPCTCIIAGSPVTEAVEVQ